The proteins below are encoded in one region of Paraburkholderia phenazinium:
- a CDS encoding reverse transcriptase family protein, whose translation MIEIPKSRLRSVQRKILRGLLERIPSHDCVHGFRKGRSTVTYAAPHAGKAVVVRFDLADFFASVHAPRVHALMRTLGYPQEVARALTALCTNRVPSARLLAPDVRGKMAWPERQRYRTRHLPQGAPTSPALANLCAFRLDLRLAGLARALGATYTRYADDLAFSGGEDLARVIERLSIRVAAIALEEGFSIQLRKTRVMRRGARQHLAGVVVNRHPNLARSEFDTLKAILTNCVRHGPGSQNRDGHGDFRAHLQGRVAQAVMLNAQRGVKLRGIFERIVWGRD comes from the coding sequence TTGATCGAGATTCCCAAGTCGCGCTTGCGTAGCGTGCAGCGCAAAATTCTTCGTGGTCTGCTTGAACGGATCCCATCACACGATTGCGTGCATGGATTTCGAAAGGGCCGCAGTACCGTGACTTACGCGGCGCCGCATGCCGGTAAGGCAGTGGTGGTTCGATTCGATCTTGCGGATTTCTTTGCGTCCGTTCACGCCCCTCGCGTTCATGCCTTGATGCGAACATTAGGGTATCCGCAGGAAGTGGCCCGAGCGTTGACTGCGCTTTGCACGAATCGGGTTCCGAGTGCTCGTTTACTCGCTCCGGATGTGCGGGGCAAGATGGCGTGGCCGGAGCGGCAGCGGTATAGGACGCGGCATCTACCGCAAGGGGCACCCACGTCACCGGCGCTGGCCAATCTCTGTGCGTTTCGGCTCGACCTTCGGCTCGCGGGTCTCGCTCGTGCGCTCGGAGCCACCTATACGCGGTATGCGGATGACCTGGCGTTCTCAGGTGGCGAAGATCTGGCGCGGGTGATTGAGCGGCTTTCCATTCGGGTCGCGGCGATTGCGCTGGAGGAGGGATTCTCGATTCAGTTGCGCAAGACACGCGTAATGCGGCGCGGCGCGAGGCAGCATCTGGCAGGGGTTGTGGTGAACCGGCATCCGAACCTGGCGCGGTCTGAATTCGATACGCTCAAGGCGATTCTGACGAATTGTGTGCGGCACGGGCCTGGTTCACAGAACCGTGACGGGCATGGGGATTTTCGTGCGCATTTGCAGGGGCGGGTGGCGCAGGCGGTTATGTTGAATGCGCAGCGTGGGGTGAAGTTGAGGGGGATTTTTGAGCGGATTGTTTGGGGGAGAGATTAA
- a CDS encoding tannase/feruloyl esterase family alpha/beta hydrolase has translation MQVAGMVAAAVVCYSASGFSAARADESQQASNCSALQQTNIKDTRIESAQVIPAGSVFKDPDGKPVTTSVKVCRVVATVSTEPTEQVGIEVWLPLDGWNGRLLGVGSGGFGGSIVYSELAPAVARGFVAANTDTGHKGGAQGAIGQRLEWARNPVQLRDWGHTSIHLMTVAAKAITRAYYGQSAKHAYYSGCSTGGAEAMEEVEYFPDDYDGVHAGSPGMGYSHLMESFLWGARLPAQQPEAKLTPAALTLLNRAVLKSCGGDAAIEDGFLDNPLACHFEPAQLQCKSGDDPVRCLSAAQVHEAERLYSPVLDSRDGKQLYPGFARGSESQWNLIQGALVPNYAQPLVANTVFDNPDWDWTTFDFGADADRVDAKLAPISDAMHTDLSRFKARGGKLIMTQGWADSLNAQTLPIEFFDAVAAREGSVPNAQRFFRLVMVPGMSHCGGGPGPGTIGGQLPPTVLNRQRDVVSALQGWVEDGKAPAEFVSTKYVDDKPVAGVRFERRLCVYPQVAGYDGRGDRRVAGSFRCVAAGR, from the coding sequence TTGCAAGTTGCCGGAATGGTCGCGGCGGCAGTGGTGTGTTATTCAGCCTCGGGTTTTAGCGCAGCGCGTGCCGACGAATCGCAGCAGGCCTCAAACTGCAGTGCGCTCCAGCAAACCAACATCAAGGACACGCGAATCGAGTCCGCACAAGTCATCCCGGCGGGCAGCGTCTTTAAGGATCCCGACGGCAAGCCTGTGACGACATCGGTGAAGGTGTGCCGCGTCGTCGCGACGGTGAGCACCGAACCCACCGAACAGGTAGGGATTGAAGTGTGGCTGCCACTCGATGGCTGGAACGGACGTTTGCTCGGCGTGGGGTCGGGCGGCTTTGGCGGTTCGATCGTGTACAGCGAACTGGCGCCCGCTGTAGCGCGTGGCTTTGTCGCGGCCAATACCGATACCGGCCACAAGGGCGGCGCGCAAGGCGCGATCGGTCAGCGTCTCGAATGGGCTCGCAACCCCGTACAGTTGCGCGACTGGGGTCATACATCGATTCACCTGATGACGGTCGCAGCGAAGGCGATCACCCGTGCTTACTACGGTCAGAGCGCGAAGCACGCTTACTACAGCGGCTGCTCGACGGGTGGCGCGGAAGCCATGGAAGAAGTCGAATACTTTCCGGATGACTATGACGGCGTGCATGCTGGGTCGCCGGGCATGGGCTATAGCCATCTGATGGAGAGCTTTCTGTGGGGCGCCAGGCTGCCCGCGCAGCAGCCTGAAGCGAAGCTGACACCGGCGGCGCTCACGCTGCTCAATCGTGCCGTGCTCAAGAGTTGCGGGGGCGATGCGGCAATCGAGGACGGTTTTCTGGACAACCCATTGGCGTGTCATTTCGAACCGGCGCAGTTGCAGTGCAAAAGCGGTGATGACCCCGTGCGATGTTTGAGCGCGGCCCAGGTTCATGAAGCCGAGCGGCTGTATTCGCCGGTGCTTGATTCTCGCGATGGGAAGCAGCTTTATCCTGGGTTTGCGCGAGGCAGTGAAAGTCAGTGGAACCTGATTCAGGGTGCGTTAGTGCCGAACTATGCGCAACCGCTGGTCGCGAATACTGTGTTCGACAATCCTGATTGGGACTGGACGACGTTTGATTTCGGTGCCGATGCAGATCGCGTCGATGCAAAGCTCGCGCCCATCAGCGATGCCATGCACACGGATCTCTCACGCTTCAAGGCGCGTGGCGGCAAGTTGATCATGACGCAGGGATGGGCTGATTCATTGAACGCGCAAACCTTGCCAATTGAATTCTTTGACGCGGTGGCAGCGCGTGAAGGAAGCGTACCGAATGCGCAGCGATTTTTCCGGCTGGTGATGGTGCCGGGAATGAGTCATTGCGGTGGTGGGCCTGGGCCCGGGACGATTGGGGGGCAGTTGCCGCCTACGGTGTTGAATCGGCAGCGGGATGTGGTGAGTGCGCTGCAGGGGTGGGTGGAGGATGGGAAGGCGCCGGCTGAGTTTGTGTCGACGAAGTATGTGGATGATAAGCCGGTGGCGGGAGTGCGGTTTGAGAGGCGGCTTTGTGTTTATCCTCAGGTGGCGGGGTATGACGGGCGTGGGGATCGGAGGGTGGCTGGTAGTTTTAGGTGTGTGGCGGCGGGTAGGTGA
- a CDS encoding PAAR domain-containing protein — protein MIDLIRLGDDTDHGGKVITASSTMRFDGRFVARKGDEVSCPKHEDVRPNAIVDGDESVMDGGVPIARHGYKATCGCHLISSLI, from the coding sequence TTGATCGATCTTATTCGTTTAGGCGATGACACTGACCACGGCGGAAAAGTAATCACCGCATCGTCAACGATGCGCTTCGATGGCAGGTTCGTCGCCCGCAAAGGCGACGAGGTGTCATGTCCGAAGCACGAAGATGTTCGGCCCAACGCGATCGTCGACGGCGACGAGTCGGTGATGGATGGTGGCGTGCCGATCGCACGACACGGCTATAAGGCTACCTGCGGCTGCCACCTTATTTCGAGCCTGATATGA
- a CDS encoding acyclic terpene utilization AtuA family protein produces MNTVDSSRVVRLGAGAGYSGDRIEPAVELATHGALDYLVFECLAERTIALAQQARRQDPESGYDPLLEARMHAVLPVARRNGVRIVSNMGAANPLAAARKTAAIARELGLGGLKIAAVTGDDVLDVVRSGAYRFEESGHAVADFDERIVSANAYLGAAPIVAALDAGADVVLTGRAADPSLFTAPLIHEFGWAFDDWDRLGQATVVGHLMECAGQITGGYFADPGFKDVAGLARLGFPIGEVSADGSVVITKVAHAGGFVTEATCKEQLLYEIHDPSRYLQPDVVADFTQVRVAEQAKDRVRVTGGRGTPRTPTLKVSVAYVDGCIGEGQISYGGPGALARGRLALEIVRERLTMTGVDVSELRFDLIGVDSLYGSSLGSGSAEPYEVRARVAGRTASKAEAIRVCNEVETLYTNGPAGGGGVTKSTREVVAVQSVLLPRDLVQPTYTIVEV; encoded by the coding sequence ATGAATACAGTGGATTCCTCACGGGTGGTTCGCCTTGGTGCCGGTGCCGGTTATTCAGGTGACCGTATCGAGCCGGCCGTGGAGCTTGCGACGCACGGCGCACTCGACTATCTCGTGTTCGAGTGTCTTGCGGAGCGGACTATTGCGTTGGCACAGCAGGCGCGGCGACAGGATCCTGAGAGTGGGTATGACCCGCTGCTCGAGGCGCGCATGCATGCGGTGTTGCCGGTGGCGAGGCGTAACGGTGTGCGCATCGTCTCCAATATGGGGGCGGCGAATCCGCTCGCGGCGGCGCGCAAGACGGCGGCGATTGCTCGTGAACTGGGGCTTGGCGGTCTGAAAATCGCTGCGGTTACGGGCGACGATGTGCTTGATGTCGTGCGCAGTGGTGCCTACCGCTTTGAAGAATCGGGGCACGCGGTTGCTGACTTCGACGAGCGCATCGTGTCGGCTAACGCCTACCTTGGCGCTGCGCCGATCGTGGCTGCATTAGACGCCGGAGCGGATGTTGTGCTGACTGGACGTGCAGCTGATCCCTCGTTGTTCACCGCGCCGTTGATTCACGAGTTTGGTTGGGCATTCGACGATTGGGATCGACTCGGGCAAGCGACGGTAGTCGGACATCTGATGGAGTGCGCCGGGCAGATCACCGGTGGGTACTTTGCTGATCCTGGGTTCAAGGATGTTGCCGGTCTCGCGCGTCTGGGTTTTCCGATTGGTGAGGTTTCAGCGGATGGCTCGGTGGTTATCACCAAGGTCGCTCACGCTGGAGGCTTCGTAACGGAGGCGACCTGCAAGGAGCAGTTGCTCTATGAGATCCATGATCCGAGCCGTTATCTGCAGCCTGATGTAGTGGCGGATTTTACGCAGGTACGAGTTGCGGAGCAGGCGAAGGACCGCGTGCGTGTGACGGGCGGACGTGGGACGCCGCGCACACCGACGCTCAAGGTTTCGGTGGCGTACGTGGATGGGTGTATCGGTGAGGGGCAGATTTCCTACGGCGGCCCAGGCGCATTAGCCCGTGGCCGGCTCGCGCTTGAGATTGTGCGCGAACGGCTGACGATGACCGGTGTCGATGTGAGCGAATTGCGCTTCGATCTGATTGGTGTGGACTCGCTTTATGGCTCGTCGCTTGGTAGTGGCAGCGCAGAACCGTATGAAGTGCGAGCACGTGTAGCGGGACGGACGGCTTCGAAGGCCGAGGCAATTCGTGTCTGCAACGAAGTGGAGACGCTCTACACGAACGGACCGGCGGGCGGTGGTGGCGTGACCAAAAGCACACGTGAGGTGGTCGCCGTGCAATCGGTCTTGCTGCCGCGCGATCTGGTGCAGCCGACATACACGATCGTGGAGGTTTGA
- a CDS encoding SymE family type I addiction module toxin yields MGCHPHDPLITTNSYWELITADANHKAVAPVTQRVLTISSQRRPRPMKIFAPAHIEFYEDLPQAPWIRLSGRWLQAAGFEISTRIQVEVQRRKLVITPA; encoded by the coding sequence ATGGGCTGCCACCCACACGACCCGCTGATCACAACCAACTCATACTGGGAGTTGATCACGGCTGATGCAAATCATAAAGCAGTTGCGCCCGTTACCCAACGCGTCTTGACCATTTCGTCACAAAGACGCCCGCGGCCGATGAAAATATTCGCGCCGGCCCATATCGAGTTTTATGAAGACTTGCCGCAGGCGCCCTGGATTCGACTTTCGGGGCGGTGGTTGCAGGCGGCCGGATTCGAGATCAGCACAAGAATTCAGGTGGAAGTACAGCGACGTAAGCTTGTCATAACTCCTGCCTGA
- a CDS encoding type VI secretion system Vgr family protein, translating to MGAQDLISTITGGLSQSDRLLKLDTPLGSNTLVPQRVVGRSRLGRHFEFTVDVVSTSGSIELKTLIAQPVTLWIQQTDKSCLPHNGYVHTARRLGSNSGLTSYQLGFASWMHFLKFRRDQRIWQDETADDIITDVFNTHPQAQGLFQFALSKPLPSRSYCRQDEDDWNFVHRLLESEGLYGFWQQAQDGKSHTLVITDRLATLDALSPETVPFYRAGTGSETDALTQWSGTRTLQSTTLTTRTFDYKNPSTQFNPKGTSLPTMPNQGALPDQAEVYEYTGAYTYPKQDRGDQLSGIRMEEWESRAKRFEGVGGVRRIDAGRRFILSGHPDHDRDQASQKEFAVIETSWVIANNLPASNPGADYPHSLQGTLDEVRASHASDTAFKVSHADGSEGFYLTQIEAQRTTVPYRSPFEHQKPETNLESAIVVGPQGEEVYTDELNRIKVQFVWDRINGGDERASCWVRVAQSDTGSGYGGVHMPRVGEEVLIDHIGGDCDRPVVTSRLYNASAKPQWHSNGLLSGYKSKEYGGSGYNQMVMDDSSGQNRVQLFSSTANSQLHLGYLVQHTDNTRGAYLGTGFDLKSSAYGAVRAEQGLYVSTYPAAGGQPLDASQASGQLVNAESVIESLSEASVAGNAETLQPGQDALKKFTDATQHSVSGGGATGGRTAGGGAGNANGFATPIMLMASPSGVAVSTQQSTQITADQHVNIVSGQSVHIATGQSLIASVMDKLSVFVQKAGMKLFAAKGAIEIQAQTDEMKLAALKDITITSANGRLVLSADKEVWIGAGGSYIKIGPNLIENGTAGQILEKCASWDKPAASTASFKDPLQGTDAAIHSGHSLDFSG from the coding sequence ATGGGGGCTCAGGACTTAATCAGCACAATCACGGGCGGTCTGTCGCAGAGTGACCGCCTGCTCAAACTCGACACCCCGTTGGGCTCGAACACGCTTGTTCCACAACGGGTAGTGGGACGCTCGCGTCTGGGCCGGCACTTCGAGTTCACCGTCGATGTGGTGTCTACCAGCGGCAGCATCGAGCTCAAGACGCTGATCGCCCAGCCCGTGACGCTATGGATCCAGCAGACGGACAAGTCCTGCCTGCCCCACAACGGTTACGTGCATACCGCCCGGCGCCTAGGCTCAAACAGCGGACTGACGAGCTACCAGCTCGGCTTCGCGTCCTGGATGCATTTCCTGAAGTTCCGCCGCGACCAGCGCATCTGGCAGGACGAGACCGCCGACGACATCATCACGGACGTCTTCAACACGCACCCCCAGGCTCAGGGGCTATTCCAGTTCGCACTCTCGAAACCGCTGCCCTCGCGCTCGTACTGCCGGCAGGACGAGGATGACTGGAATTTCGTGCACCGGCTGCTGGAGTCCGAAGGTCTGTATGGATTCTGGCAGCAGGCGCAGGACGGCAAATCGCACACGCTGGTGATCACCGACCGCCTTGCGACGCTCGATGCGCTGTCGCCGGAAACGGTGCCGTTCTACCGGGCGGGTACCGGCAGCGAGACCGATGCGCTCACACAGTGGTCGGGCACTCGCACACTGCAAAGCACGACGCTTACCACGCGCACGTTCGATTACAAGAATCCATCGACGCAGTTCAACCCCAAAGGCACGAGCTTGCCGACGATGCCCAATCAGGGCGCTTTGCCGGATCAGGCCGAGGTGTACGAGTACACCGGAGCGTACACGTATCCTAAACAGGACCGCGGCGACCAGCTCTCCGGGATCCGGATGGAGGAATGGGAGTCGCGGGCCAAACGGTTTGAGGGCGTGGGCGGCGTGAGGAGGATCGACGCGGGACGGCGCTTTATCCTGAGCGGCCATCCGGACCACGACCGGGATCAGGCGAGCCAGAAAGAGTTCGCGGTGATCGAGACGTCGTGGGTGATCGCAAACAACCTGCCGGCGAGCAACCCCGGAGCGGACTACCCACACAGCCTGCAGGGCACGCTCGATGAGGTGCGCGCGAGTCACGCCAGTGATACCGCGTTCAAGGTGTCGCACGCGGACGGCTCGGAAGGCTTCTACCTGACGCAGATTGAGGCGCAGCGCACAACTGTGCCGTATCGCAGTCCGTTTGAGCATCAGAAGCCGGAGACCAACCTGGAGTCGGCGATCGTGGTGGGTCCTCAGGGTGAGGAGGTCTACACTGACGAGCTGAACCGCATCAAGGTGCAGTTCGTGTGGGACCGCATCAACGGTGGTGATGAGAGGGCCTCGTGCTGGGTGCGGGTGGCGCAGTCGGATACGGGCAGCGGCTACGGTGGCGTGCACATGCCGCGGGTGGGAGAGGAAGTGCTGATCGACCACATCGGCGGGGACTGTGACCGACCGGTGGTGACGTCGCGTCTGTATAACGCGTCGGCCAAGCCGCAGTGGCATTCGAACGGACTGCTGTCGGGGTACAAATCGAAAGAGTACGGCGGCAGCGGTTATAACCAGATGGTGATGGATGACTCGAGCGGGCAGAACCGGGTGCAGCTGTTCAGCAGCACGGCGAATTCGCAGCTGCATCTGGGGTATCTGGTGCAGCACACGGATAACACGCGCGGTGCCTACCTGGGGACGGGCTTTGACCTGAAGTCGAGCGCCTACGGCGCAGTCCGCGCTGAACAAGGTCTGTATGTCTCGACCTACCCAGCAGCCGGGGGCCAACCTCTCGACGCGAGCCAGGCAAGTGGGCAACTGGTGAATGCGGAAAGCGTGATCGAGAGCCTCTCGGAAGCCAGTGTGGCTGGCAATGCGGAAACCCTGCAACCCGGTCAGGACGCGCTGAAGAAATTCACCGATGCGACGCAACACAGCGTTTCCGGCGGAGGCGCCACGGGCGGCCGCACAGCGGGCGGCGGCGCGGGCAACGCGAACGGCTTTGCGACGCCGATCATGCTGATGGCGAGCCCGTCAGGGGTAGCCGTCTCGACCCAGCAGTCAACCCAGATTACCGCCGACCAGCACGTCAATATCGTCAGCGGACAGAGCGTTCATATCGCGACCGGCCAGTCACTGATCGCAAGCGTGATGGACAAGTTGAGCGTGTTCGTTCAGAAAGCGGGCATGAAGCTGTTTGCTGCGAAGGGTGCGATCGAAATTCAGGCGCAAACAGACGAGATGAAGCTTGCCGCACTCAAGGACATCACTATCACCAGTGCAAATGGGCGGTTAGTGCTATCGGCGGATAAGGAAGTCTGGATCGGTGCGGGTGGCTCGTATATCAAGATCGGACCGAACCTGATCGAGAACGGCACGGCGGGGCAGATTCTCGAGAAGTGCGCTTCATGGGACAAGCCAGCGGCTTCTACGGCTAGCTTCAAGGATCCGTTACAGGGCACAGATGCGGCGATTCATAGTGGGCATTCGCTGGACTTCTCGGGTTGA
- a CDS encoding AtuA-related protein: MKLRELAHSRTGDKGNTLNVSVICYDGRDYGHLLQHVTPERVKAHLGDVVRGEVIRYELPLIGAMNFVLKEALGGGVTRSLAIDAHGKSVSSALLDLEVPAKD; the protein is encoded by the coding sequence ATGAAACTGCGAGAACTTGCGCACTCGCGCACCGGCGACAAAGGCAACACGCTGAACGTATCCGTGATCTGTTATGACGGGCGTGACTATGGACATCTGCTTCAGCACGTCACGCCAGAACGGGTGAAGGCGCATCTGGGCGACGTGGTGCGCGGTGAGGTGATTCGCTATGAACTGCCGTTGATTGGTGCGATGAACTTCGTGCTGAAGGAAGCGCTTGGCGGTGGTGTGACGCGTTCGCTTGCGATCGATGCGCATGGGAAGTCGGTTAGTTCGGCGTTGCTGGATCTTGAGGTTCCTGCTAAGGACTAG